From a region of the Gordonia sp. PP30 genome:
- the zwf gene encoding glucose-6-phosphate dehydrogenase — translation MPASGGWVNPLRDPDDRRLPQIAGPCALVIFGITGDLSRRKLMPAIYDLANRGLLPPSFALVGFARREWDHEDFAEFVKKDVEERSRTGFREAQWAKLAEGMRFVEGSFEDDAAFDLLRDTLAELDSERGTDGNHAFYLAIPPNAFPTVLQQLKRTGMATSDVPDTWQRVVIEKPFGHDLESARQLNALVNSVFPEESVFRIDHYLGKETVQNILALRFANQLFEPVWNSHYIDHVQITMAEDIGLGGRAGYYDGIGAARDVIQNHLLQLLALVAMEEPISFSPRELQVEKIKVLISTRNIEPIAENSARGQYGPGWQGSEKVPGLLEEGFSPDSTTETYAAIAVEVDTRRWAGVPFYLRTGKRLGKRVTEIALIFKRAPHLPFDASMTAELGQNAMVIRIQPDEGVNIRFGAKVPSTGMEVRDVNMDFSYGEAFTVSSPEAYERLLLDVLLGEPSLFPVNEEVELSWEILDPVLDTWAASPEPPETYEAGTWGPECADEMMERSGRSWRRP, via the coding sequence GTGCCGGCCTCCGGCGGATGGGTCAATCCGCTCCGCGACCCGGACGATCGGAGGCTGCCGCAGATCGCCGGTCCGTGCGCGCTGGTGATCTTCGGCATCACCGGTGATCTGTCGCGGCGCAAACTGATGCCGGCCATCTACGACCTGGCCAATCGCGGGCTGCTCCCGCCGAGTTTCGCGCTCGTCGGGTTCGCCCGGCGCGAGTGGGACCACGAGGACTTCGCGGAGTTCGTCAAGAAGGACGTCGAGGAGCGCTCGCGGACCGGTTTCCGGGAGGCCCAGTGGGCCAAGCTCGCCGAGGGCATGCGGTTCGTCGAGGGGTCGTTCGAGGACGATGCCGCGTTCGATCTGCTGCGGGACACGCTCGCGGAGCTGGATTCCGAGCGCGGCACCGACGGCAACCACGCGTTTTACCTCGCGATCCCGCCGAACGCCTTCCCCACGGTGCTGCAGCAGCTCAAGCGCACCGGGATGGCGACGTCCGACGTGCCCGACACCTGGCAGCGCGTGGTGATCGAGAAGCCGTTCGGGCACGACCTCGAGTCGGCCCGGCAGCTCAACGCCCTGGTGAACAGCGTCTTCCCCGAGGAATCGGTGTTCCGTATCGACCACTATCTGGGCAAGGAGACGGTGCAGAACATCCTGGCGCTGCGCTTCGCGAACCAGCTGTTCGAGCCGGTGTGGAACAGTCACTACATCGATCACGTGCAGATCACCATGGCCGAGGACATCGGCCTGGGCGGCCGGGCCGGGTACTACGACGGCATCGGCGCCGCCCGCGATGTGATCCAGAACCACCTGTTGCAGTTGCTGGCGCTGGTCGCCATGGAGGAGCCGATCTCGTTCTCGCCGCGCGAGTTGCAGGTCGAGAAGATCAAGGTGCTCATCTCGACCCGGAACATCGAGCCGATCGCCGAGAACTCGGCGCGCGGCCAGTACGGTCCCGGCTGGCAGGGCTCGGAGAAGGTGCCCGGGCTGCTCGAGGAGGGCTTCTCCCCCGATTCGACCACCGAGACCTACGCCGCGATCGCGGTGGAGGTCGACACCCGGCGCTGGGCCGGGGTGCCGTTCTACCTGCGCACCGGCAAGCGGCTCGGCAAGCGCGTCACCGAGATCGCGCTGATCTTCAAGCGGGCGCCGCATCTGCCGTTCGACGCGTCGATGACCGCCGAACTCGGCCAGAACGCGATGGTGATCCGGATCCAGCCGGACGAGGGCGTCAACATCCGCTTCGGCGCCAAGGTGCCCAGCACCGGGATGGAGGTCCGCGACGTCAACATGGACTTCAGCTACGGCGAGGCGTTCACGGTCAGTTCGCCGGAGGCCTACGAACGGCTCCTGCTCGACGTCCTGCTGGGCGAGCCGTCGCTGTTCCCGGTGAACGAGGAGGTGGAGCTCAGCTGGGAGATCCTCGACCCGGTGCTCGACACCTGGGCCGCCTCGCCGGAGCCGCCGGAGACCTACGAGGCCGGGACCTGGGGACCGGAGTGCGCCGACGAGATGATGGAACGCTCCGGCCGCAGCTGGCGGCGGCCGTGA
- a CDS encoding glucose-6-phosphate dehydrogenase assembly protein OpcA, producing the protein MIVELPDTSTQEVSKKLVRMRNSGGEVTVGRVLTLLIDTEPGEVAETAVAVANEVSREHPCRVIVVIRGDRSVPVRLDAEIRVGGDAGASEVVLLTLSGELAGHAHAVVTPFLLPDTPVVTWWPGAAPDCLSADPLGKLASRRITDARNAPDPWAFLEARRATYSPGDTDLAWSAITPFRATLVSALDRPPHQPILSASATGPSRLPSVDLFAGWLAGELGVPVTRGTGRWSIRLTRPDGVLEMTVDGIDGVLHSPGHPDGRAPFHRRTTAECLAEELRRLDADVVYRRALDGLSGVTIGK; encoded by the coding sequence ATGATCGTCGAACTGCCCGACACCTCCACCCAGGAGGTCAGCAAGAAGCTGGTCCGGATGCGCAACAGCGGCGGCGAGGTGACCGTCGGGCGCGTCCTCACCCTGCTCATCGACACCGAGCCCGGAGAGGTCGCCGAGACCGCCGTCGCGGTCGCCAACGAGGTGAGTCGTGAGCACCCGTGCCGCGTGATCGTGGTGATCCGCGGGGATCGGTCGGTGCCGGTGCGCCTGGACGCCGAGATCCGCGTCGGCGGCGACGCCGGCGCCTCCGAGGTGGTGCTGCTGACCTTGTCCGGCGAACTGGCCGGCCACGCGCACGCGGTGGTCACGCCGTTCCTGCTGCCCGACACCCCGGTGGTGACCTGGTGGCCGGGGGCCGCGCCCGACTGCCTGTCCGCCGATCCGCTGGGCAAACTGGCGTCGCGGCGCATCACCGATGCGCGCAACGCCCCCGACCCGTGGGCGTTCCTCGAGGCCCGGCGCGCCACGTACAGCCCCGGCGACACCGATCTGGCATGGTCGGCGATCACCCCGTTCCGGGCGACACTCGTCTCGGCACTCGATCGGCCGCCGCACCAGCCGATCCTGTCGGCGAGCGCCACCGGCCCGTCGCGCCTCCCCTCGGTCGACCTGTTCGCCGGCTGGCTGGCCGGTGAGCTCGGCGTGCCGGTGACCCGCGGAACCGGCCGCTGGAGTATCCGGCTCACCCGGCCCGACGGGGTGCTGGAGATGACCGTCGACGGGATCGACGGCGTCCTGCACTCCCCCGGCCACCCGGACGGCCGCGCGCCGTTCCACCGGCGGACCACCGCCGAATGCCTCGCCGAGGAGCTGCGGCGCCTCGACGCCGACGTCGTCTATCGCCGCGCGCTGGACGGCCTCTCCGGCGTCACGATCGGAAAGTGA
- the pgl gene encoding 6-phosphogluconolactonase has product MSETEHLVFPTSTDLVATATARLVDAIGRAQRARGLATIALTGGSNGIGLLRALAADAAAVDWSRVELYWGDERFLPAGDPERNERQAREALLDLVPVDPARVHPMAASDGEFGDDIDAAARAYAGLIGDDLRFDVHLLGMGGEGHINSLFPHSAATAEETAPAVAVVDSPKPPPRRITLTFPVINRSREVWFLVSGGEKAEAVAAAAAGAARADWPCAGAHGTERTVWFLDTAAASLL; this is encoded by the coding sequence GTGAGCGAGACCGAGCACCTGGTATTCCCCACCTCCACCGACCTGGTCGCGACGGCGACCGCCCGGCTGGTCGACGCGATCGGCCGCGCGCAGCGGGCTCGCGGTCTCGCGACGATCGCGCTGACCGGCGGTTCCAACGGCATCGGCCTGCTCCGGGCGCTGGCCGCGGACGCGGCGGCCGTCGACTGGTCGCGCGTCGAGCTGTACTGGGGCGACGAGCGCTTTCTGCCCGCCGGGGACCCGGAACGCAACGAACGGCAGGCGCGCGAGGCGCTCCTCGATCTGGTGCCGGTCGATCCGGCGCGGGTCCACCCGATGGCTGCCTCGGACGGTGAGTTCGGCGACGACATCGACGCCGCCGCGCGCGCGTACGCCGGGCTGATCGGCGACGATCTGCGCTTCGACGTGCACTTGCTCGGCATGGGCGGCGAAGGTCACATCAACTCGCTGTTCCCGCATTCCGCGGCGACGGCCGAGGAGACCGCGCCCGCGGTGGCCGTGGTGGATTCGCCGAAGCCGCCGCCCCGCCGGATCACCCTGACCTTCCCGGTGATCAACCGTTCCCGTGAGGTCTGGTTCCTGGTCTCCGGCGGCGAGAAGGCCGAAGCGGTGGCCGCGGCCGCCGCCGGCGCCGCCCGCGCGGACTGGCCGTGCGCGGGCGCGCACGGCACCGAGCGCACCGTCTGGTTCCTCGACACCGCCGCCGCCTCCCTGCTCTGA
- a CDS encoding cation:proton antiporter family protein, translated as MTLVAIYVAVVFGCGLVARLLRLPPLIGFLAAGFILNAAGVEKLTGIDEIAEIGVMLLLFAIGLQLDLRSLIKKEVWLGSTVHMVLMSVVGVGFLSLLSLAGAFGPESLRVLVAIAFVLSFSSTIVAVKVLQERGDEQALYGRVVIGVLVMQDIGAVVLMSVSQGKPPSPWALTLLVVVPVISWSTRYWNRLGHGEMEVLFGIGMALIPGYLLFTAVGLSGSLGALIMGITLARNPGADQLSNALFRIKDLLLVGFFVAIGFHGIPTWVNLGLGAALLVLLPVQAVGYWALLWLFGLRNRTALLAALALANYSEFGLIIAEVGADDGWLSESWLLTLVVAVSGGFVVAGFLNPTSVSGVSRLARRLPARHPDRLHPEDRPIDIGDAEAVVLGMGRVGSAVYRQLADEYGYRTLGVEHDPNRTAYLEERGYQVIEGDATDYDFWTRMVDTGGVIMIVLAMPAQYANIEALRELRRIGHSGAVVASVALYREDVRELEELGIDVVIHLYQGAGEALADRAVEAVRAQGGESAAAGATGPVATPTAGTAETGDAETGDAAETGDALAAPLVLDRHMIGNREARIRDDTRMPGEPGPLS; from the coding sequence ATGACTCTGGTGGCGATCTACGTCGCGGTCGTGTTCGGCTGCGGCCTGGTCGCCAGACTGCTGCGGCTGCCGCCGCTGATCGGCTTCCTCGCGGCGGGCTTCATCCTCAACGCCGCCGGGGTGGAGAAGCTGACCGGCATCGATGAGATCGCCGAGATCGGTGTGATGCTGCTCCTCTTCGCGATCGGCCTGCAACTGGATCTGCGGTCGCTGATCAAGAAGGAGGTGTGGCTCGGCTCCACCGTGCACATGGTGCTGATGTCCGTGGTCGGCGTCGGCTTCCTGTCGCTGTTGTCCCTGGCCGGCGCCTTCGGACCGGAGTCGCTGCGGGTCCTGGTGGCGATCGCGTTCGTGCTGTCGTTCTCCAGCACCATCGTCGCGGTCAAGGTGCTGCAGGAACGCGGCGACGAGCAGGCGCTGTACGGGCGCGTGGTGATCGGTGTGCTCGTGATGCAGGACATCGGCGCGGTGGTGCTGATGTCGGTCTCGCAGGGCAAGCCACCGAGTCCGTGGGCGCTGACGCTGCTGGTGGTCGTGCCGGTGATCTCCTGGAGCACCCGCTACTGGAACCGGCTCGGTCACGGCGAGATGGAAGTGCTGTTCGGCATCGGGATGGCGCTGATTCCCGGGTATCTGCTGTTCACCGCGGTCGGGCTGTCCGGGAGTCTGGGCGCGCTGATCATGGGGATCACGCTGGCGCGCAACCCGGGCGCCGACCAGCTGTCGAACGCGCTGTTCCGGATCAAGGATCTGCTGCTGGTCGGCTTCTTCGTGGCGATCGGCTTCCACGGGATCCCGACCTGGGTGAATCTCGGACTGGGCGCGGCGCTGCTGGTCCTGCTGCCGGTGCAGGCGGTGGGCTACTGGGCGCTGCTGTGGCTGTTCGGGCTGCGCAACCGGACCGCGCTGCTGGCCGCCCTCGCACTCGCGAACTACTCCGAGTTCGGGCTCATCATCGCCGAGGTCGGCGCCGACGACGGCTGGCTGTCCGAGAGCTGGCTGCTGACCCTGGTGGTCGCCGTGTCCGGCGGCTTCGTGGTGGCAGGCTTCCTGAACCCGACCAGCGTGTCCGGGGTGTCCCGGCTGGCGCGGCGACTGCCCGCGCGCCATCCCGACCGGCTGCACCCGGAGGACCGGCCGATCGACATCGGCGACGCCGAGGCCGTCGTGCTCGGCATGGGGCGAGTCGGTTCCGCGGTGTACCGGCAGCTGGCCGACGAGTACGGCTACCGGACGCTCGGCGTCGAGCACGACCCGAATCGCACCGCCTATCTGGAGGAACGCGGCTACCAGGTGATCGAGGGCGACGCCACCGACTACGACTTCTGGACGCGGATGGTCGACACCGGCGGCGTCATCATGATCGTGCTGGCCATGCCCGCGCAGTACGCCAACATCGAGGCGCTGCGCGAACTGCGGCGCATCGGACACAGCGGCGCCGTCGTCGCGTCGGTGGCGCTGTACCGCGAGGACGTGCGCGAACTCGAGGAACTCGGGATCGACGTGGTGATCCACCTGTACCAGGGTGCCGGTGAGGCGCTCGCCGACCGGGCCGTCGAGGCCGTCCGCGCCCAGGGCGGCGAGTCCGCCGCGGCCGGGGCGACCGGACCCGTCGCGACCCCGACCGCCGGTACGGCGGAAACGGGCGACGCGGAGACCGGCGACGCCGCCGAGACCGGGGACGCCCTCGCCGCGCCGCTGGTCCTGGACCGCCACATGATCGGCAACCGCGAGGCCCGCATCCGCGACGACACCCGGATGCCCGGCGAGCCGGGCCCCCTCTCGTAG
- a CDS encoding DUF3376 domain-containing protein codes for MTAPSPHPRRTLRLALALRGGVSLAVWIGGAVAELDLFRRASLRDDTGDHLPAEFFLPAERGRVEMYRTLLADSGFDKVEIDILAGASAGGLNAVLLGVSQGIGIPLDGPAHRTWIQDGGIWELLWHPGFGRIRSILSGDGRFFHVARTALERIAGDGTALPTQQQTAFSATDITVDLAATVVGRGPDAGGYAGNDAQVRDHDHRAGFTFTSRPGRLATGFSTVPQPDEDSVADFRTALDLLALAARASSSFPGAFEAASIYSAVADDGSAVPGEATGPGGRGDRPRDGRLGHNAAGVFPLADVVPAGSAMAQSVSFRVIDGGIFDNIPVDRAMRAIQRAPSSDCTTRRLIYLDPSPALRIETPRRRADPTWLNMLVTAGMLKIRKESADDELDLVRGGNEELLRQRSRVAALAGAEGEIPLLGAVTARRYARARIGPDARRLARLLREPWVEVPVRPPGWAAPGPITALHAAGRTDVLTLGDRLTARYGASPAPDLSGDLQAVIDGIALLILWLREIDAATDRPPALLPVRKAQLYRMLITALLARREAVYRPVVTAIGPDGTLDGLSAALDAAARQQRELRMSDALWTTIGAAETGAPAEGRFLTALGDGLTFGGTGTPLIDRLFRRLDELMAEFRTTAFAPAEPAQWWSGSIWRRVADGSLDAPGMDARQARALVRTMAIIELSGTDAIVAFASISGTQRPAVMTGAVDAADRNLWIRRWLREVPRDRALLPEWRTGVHAVIDQGEHRPLAASSKLAGTSIANFSGFLDWRWRANDWRWGRLDAAAGIVGILDDAGADNRTARAASVVVDHRVADLQRGVLEQEETFTDGAGGTWRMPELSYSFADLSPQYRYSLAARLGPLVGRALAPRARTRWTPAGQLGRAAVLLARIVAFPLLFLAEPLRFAAVGATVLTAVALGHALSASAQRPDAAGVAATQITVGAVLAIVAPAILWSAFRGRRRRRLLREAIDGAAGGPSSAWHTDLDYAEESTRRAVTATWVLAGLALTGGLALAGAGVAAAVGTLDASRSLYPEGWVLIGAVVLGLVAGASARARTVPADLPRPARRPWHASPVNWAACLLVTAAGAACTAPWWPGRPWRVDAAALWPALAALVAAILIWLALHGWAQRDWLDSLVIGGALLTAGAAAAAHAAGASSTTVIAGVPCALFFLLLGAGSGTIAHRDRGYGEEPVIAPITDTRMIP; via the coding sequence ATGACCGCCCCGTCGCCGCACCCGCGCCGCACTCTCCGGCTGGCGCTGGCGCTGCGCGGCGGCGTGTCGCTGGCGGTCTGGATCGGCGGCGCGGTGGCCGAGCTGGACCTGTTCCGGCGCGCGTCGTTGCGGGACGACACGGGCGATCATCTGCCAGCGGAGTTCTTCCTGCCCGCCGAACGCGGGCGCGTCGAGATGTACCGGACGCTGCTGGCCGACAGCGGCTTCGACAAGGTGGAGATCGACATCCTCGCCGGGGCCAGCGCCGGGGGGCTGAACGCGGTGCTGCTCGGGGTGTCTCAGGGCATCGGCATTCCGCTCGACGGCCCGGCGCACCGCACCTGGATCCAGGACGGCGGGATCTGGGAACTGCTGTGGCATCCCGGGTTCGGCCGTATCCGGTCGATCCTCAGCGGCGACGGCCGCTTCTTCCACGTGGCCCGGACCGCGCTCGAGCGGATCGCCGGGGACGGCACCGCGCTGCCGACGCAGCAGCAGACGGCGTTCTCGGCGACCGACATCACTGTGGATCTCGCGGCCACCGTCGTCGGCCGGGGCCCGGACGCGGGCGGCTACGCCGGGAACGACGCGCAGGTGCGGGATCACGACCATCGGGCCGGTTTCACCTTCACCTCCCGGCCGGGCCGCCTCGCCACCGGCTTCTCGACCGTCCCGCAGCCCGACGAGGACAGCGTGGCGGACTTCCGCACCGCGCTCGACCTGCTCGCGCTGGCGGCGCGCGCGTCGTCGTCGTTCCCGGGCGCGTTCGAGGCGGCGTCGATCTACTCCGCCGTCGCCGACGACGGATCGGCGGTACCCGGCGAGGCCACCGGGCCCGGCGGCCGGGGCGATCGGCCCCGGGACGGCCGGCTCGGGCACAACGCCGCGGGCGTCTTTCCGCTCGCCGATGTGGTGCCCGCCGGATCGGCGATGGCGCAGAGCGTGTCGTTCCGGGTGATCGACGGCGGCATCTTCGACAACATCCCCGTCGACCGGGCGATGCGCGCGATCCAGCGTGCGCCGTCGTCGGACTGCACCACCCGCCGCCTGATCTACCTGGATCCGAGTCCGGCGCTGCGGATCGAGACGCCGCGCCGCCGCGCCGATCCCACCTGGCTGAACATGCTGGTCACGGCCGGAATGCTGAAGATCCGCAAGGAGTCGGCCGACGACGAACTCGATCTGGTGCGCGGCGGCAACGAGGAACTGCTGCGTCAGCGGTCCCGGGTCGCCGCGCTCGCCGGGGCGGAGGGCGAGATCCCGCTGCTGGGTGCGGTGACCGCCCGGCGATATGCCCGCGCGCGGATCGGGCCGGATGCGCGGCGGCTCGCCCGGCTGCTGCGTGAGCCCTGGGTGGAGGTGCCCGTCCGGCCGCCCGGCTGGGCCGCGCCCGGCCCGATCACCGCGCTGCACGCGGCCGGCCGTACGGACGTGCTCACCCTGGGCGACCGGCTGACCGCGCGCTACGGTGCGTCGCCGGCGCCGGATCTCTCCGGCGACCTGCAGGCGGTGATCGACGGAATCGCTCTGCTGATCCTCTGGCTGCGGGAGATCGACGCCGCCACCGATCGGCCGCCGGCCCTGCTCCCGGTGCGCAAGGCGCAGCTCTACCGGATGCTGATCACCGCGCTGCTCGCCCGGCGCGAGGCCGTCTACCGGCCGGTCGTGACCGCGATCGGGCCGGACGGGACACTCGACGGACTGTCGGCGGCGCTGGACGCCGCCGCGCGGCAGCAGCGCGAACTGCGGATGTCGGACGCACTGTGGACGACGATCGGTGCCGCCGAGACCGGGGCGCCGGCCGAAGGCCGGTTCCTCACCGCCCTCGGCGACGGACTGACCTTCGGCGGTACCGGTACACCGCTGATCGACAGGCTGTTCCGGCGGCTCGACGAGCTGATGGCCGAGTTTCGCACGACGGCGTTCGCGCCCGCGGAGCCCGCCCAGTGGTGGTCGGGCTCGATCTGGCGGCGGGTGGCCGACGGCTCACTCGACGCACCCGGCATGGACGCGCGGCAGGCGCGTGCGCTGGTGCGCACGATGGCGATCATCGAGCTCTCGGGCACCGATGCGATCGTCGCCTTCGCCTCGATCAGCGGCACCCAGCGGCCCGCGGTGATGACCGGTGCCGTCGACGCCGCCGACCGGAATCTCTGGATCCGCCGCTGGCTGCGCGAGGTCCCGCGGGACCGGGCGCTGCTGCCGGAATGGCGCACGGGGGTGCACGCGGTGATCGATCAGGGCGAGCACCGGCCGCTGGCGGCGTCGAGCAAGCTCGCCGGAACGAGTATCGCGAACTTCAGCGGCTTCCTGGACTGGCGCTGGCGCGCCAACGACTGGCGGTGGGGCCGCCTCGACGCGGCGGCCGGAATCGTCGGCATCCTCGACGACGCCGGCGCGGACAACCGGACCGCGCGTGCCGCGTCCGTCGTCGTCGATCACCGCGTGGCCGACTTGCAGCGCGGTGTCCTCGAACAGGAGGAGACGTTCACCGACGGTGCGGGCGGTACGTGGCGCATGCCGGAGCTGAGCTACTCGTTCGCCGATCTGTCGCCGCAATACCGGTATTCGCTGGCGGCCCGGCTCGGCCCGCTGGTGGGGCGGGCACTCGCGCCGCGTGCCCGGACCCGCTGGACGCCGGCCGGGCAACTCGGCCGCGCCGCCGTGCTGCTCGCGCGCATCGTGGCGTTCCCGCTGCTCTTCCTCGCCGAACCGCTCCGGTTCGCGGCGGTCGGCGCGACGGTGCTCACCGCGGTCGCGCTCGGGCACGCCCTCTCGGCCAGCGCCCAGCGGCCCGATGCCGCCGGTGTGGCCGCGACGCAGATCACGGTGGGTGCGGTGCTGGCGATCGTCGCGCCGGCGATTCTGTGGTCGGCGTTTCGCGGGCGACGACGGCGACGTCTGTTGCGGGAAGCGATCGACGGGGCGGCCGGCGGGCCGTCGTCGGCCTGGCACACCGATCTCGACTACGCCGAGGAGTCGACGCGGCGGGCGGTGACGGCCACGTGGGTGCTCGCCGGGCTCGCGCTGACGGGCGGGCTGGCGCTGGCCGGGGCCGGCGTCGCGGCCGCGGTGGGCACGCTCGACGCGAGCCGCTCCCTGTACCCGGAGGGCTGGGTGCTGATCGGTGCGGTGGTGCTCGGGCTGGTGGCGGGAGCGTCGGCACGTGCCCGGACGGTGCCCGCCGACCTCCCGAGGCCGGCGCGTCGTCCGTGGCATGCGAGTCCGGTCAACTGGGCGGCATGCCTGCTCGTCACGGCGGCCGGGGCCGCATGCACGGCACCGTGGTGGCCGGGCCGGCCGTGGCGGGTCGACGCCGCCGCCCTCTGGCCCGCGCTGGCGGCGTTGGTCGCCGCGATCCTGATCTGGCTCGCGCTGCACGGGTGGGCGCAGCGGGACTGGCTGGACAGCCTCGTGATCGGCGGTGCGCTGCTCACCGCCGGGGCGGCGGCGGCCGCGCACGCGGCCGGGGCGTCGTCGACGACGGTGATCGCCGGGGTGCCGTGCGCACTGTTCTTCCTGCTGCTCGGGGCCGGTTCGGGCACGATCGCTCACCGCGACCGGGGCTACGGGGAGGAGCCGGTCATAGCGCCGATAACGGACACTAGAATGATCCCATGA